Proteins from a genomic interval of Pseudomonas silesiensis:
- a CDS encoding glycine betaine ABC transporter substrate-binding protein, with protein sequence MKTIWKAMFVLLMVIGSILPVQAEEKSITMGTMAWEDMSPMALITKKVLEDQGYTVKLTEFSEWGIAYAALGKGDIQLLVSQINYLAQDYWNKSKNRLERISPVSDGLYQGIAVPKYVTIDSIDQLNDNADKFGGRIIGIEPGAGLMRSASEAVKNYNLKLQLVEGSSAAMTAALKSAVDRKEWIAVTLWDPSWMSMKFDVKYLKDPKGVFQPSQTYYWIAQKGFSEKYPQAREVVASIFIPITDIRAINGEINEGKSVDEAVKSWIAKNSDLIGRWENNKKY encoded by the coding sequence ATGAAGACGATCTGGAAGGCGATGTTCGTGTTACTGATGGTGATCGGCTCTATTTTGCCGGTGCAGGCCGAAGAAAAAAGTATCACGATGGGCACGATGGCATGGGAAGACATGTCGCCAATGGCTTTGATTACTAAAAAAGTTTTGGAAGATCAAGGTTATACCGTAAAGCTTACGGAGTTCTCGGAGTGGGGTATTGCCTATGCAGCTCTGGGAAAAGGTGACATCCAGCTGTTGGTTTCTCAAATTAACTATCTTGCTCAGGACTATTGGAACAAGAGCAAAAATCGCCTTGAAAGAATCTCGCCTGTTTCTGATGGACTTTATCAAGGCATCGCAGTTCCAAAATACGTAACCATCGACTCCATTGACCAGCTCAACGATAACGCTGATAAATTTGGAGGCAGGATTATTGGCATCGAACCGGGCGCTGGTCTAATGCGTTCTGCCAGCGAAGCCGTCAAGAATTACAACTTGAAGCTTCAGTTGGTTGAAGGCAGCTCCGCTGCCATGACCGCAGCACTGAAGTCAGCAGTCGATCGCAAAGAGTGGATTGCTGTAACCCTCTGGGATCCGTCCTGGATGTCCATGAAGTTTGACGTCAAATACCTTAAGGATCCAAAAGGGGTATTTCAGCCGTCACAGACCTATTACTGGATTGCACAAAAAGGCTTTTCCGAGAAGTACCCCCAAGCCCGGGAAGTCGTCGCCAGTATTTTCATCCCTATTACTGATATCCGGGCCATTAACGGTGAAATCAACGAAGGAAAATCGGTTGATGAGGCAGTCAAATCCTGGATTGCAAAAAATAGTGATTTGATTGGGCGTTGGGAAAATAACAAAAAATACTAA